The genomic stretch GAAGATGCTCGATCTCAgcctgggggaaaaaaattacGAAACTGGAGGAATGACAAAAGGaacccaatttaaaaaataattcaaaaaacatatatttatatggTTAAACGAGCTTTTACCTGATACTTGCGATTGATTTGTTTTATCTCTTCAAGCTCTGGGGAGTTTACAGCTGGATTGATAACACAGGGGCAGCTGGTCCTGTGAACAAAAATAGATTTCTGTTTATTCTCCTTTTGCTGAGATAAGGGAAGAAGATGATTCTAAATCAAAAAATCTGTGCAAAGACTTTTCCATGACAAAATCCTTGAATCCGAATTTAAATCGTTGACTGatcatgtaaaaataaatagttctATAAGTTAACAGTAGTTAAGACAAATTAGAAGTCATTGTTGATGCATCAAAACAACTGAACCAGAGGATTTTGCAACATCTCAAGTGTTCCCATGAACCCACTGCTTTATGTCTACTGAAGCTTTTGTAGTAGCTATTTTGGAaagtctctctcttttcatcctTACATCAACTTGAGGAAATCTTGCTCTTTCTCAGATGCTTAATGAATGAGTCTTAACtagatttgaaaaaagaaattacaccaCCGGAACGACCAATCTTAATTGTTGGAGGCTTTAAACCTGCAtttacttatttcttttttaccacTTGGGGGAAGCAGAAACAAGCTTTAATCACCGatgacatattttcttttaaattgatatTGCAGAACATCACACATCTGGCAGACAAACATCGTTCATGTGGAATCTGGTTGTGTCCACCCAACAAATGTAAATCCAGTATTCATTCTTCTTTTACATATCTGGCTTTTTAGATGATTAATTTTTCCCCAGCTAGTTGCTaattgtctgtctgctgtttgatgatgaaacagagagaaaaaaactgaaaaaacaaaccTCTGCAAGAGGGAACAGCCAAGCGTGTTCCTCATAACTGATTTCAACGGATCTATCTGCAAGACTGCCACAACATTGACAAACAACCTTGGTAcctaaagagacagagagtaaAGAATAAGCAAACATAACACACTTTTACTGACAAGGACAGATGACAATACTTATAGCGTATAATATCTCACCTCTTTGTATAACATGTCCAAACTGAGCATCAGATTGTGGCTGTAGTTCTTGGGTGACAGATTATTCTGCAgagttgtaaaacatgttttttactgCAGTTCCATAACATACAGAAGTGTGTGGTTGTTTATGTAcaatatattaattttaataagGACACTTACCTGGTCTATGCAGTAATTACAAAGATCATTTCCTCCAACAAATATTGTCACAATTTTCCAGTCCTTTTCAAAATTCACCTCCTGTGTAAAGTGTACAGAACGTAAGCATGAAAGAGGCAGACACTAATAGAACCATCTaataaattacttatttttggAGAAGCAttaccttattttcttttatggCCTTGATGAGAGCTTGGACTTGTAATGTCATATCTCTGTTACAgaacaaatacagtaaatatgtgttAGAGCAATAACAATGGGTTGCTCAAATGCTTTACCCTGGTGGAGGAAATAAAAGAATATCTATGCACATACAAAGTCTTGGCTCCAGGTACAGCCATGTTGAAGAACTTCTGGCTGGAGCCTTGGCCTATGGAGAAGCCCTTTATGAAGGGGTTGAACTTCTTCAAAATGTCTGaggagaaaaaatgaaaaatgttccAGCTGAGAAGTAGTGTACTGTTGGTTTCTGTAACTCTAGCAGCTGGCAAATTAGTTAAAGTTCTCATGCCACATTACAGCTCTTCCACTATCTACAAGTGAAGCTTGCATTTAGTTACTCCCGCAGAGGAATGTCTTAGCAGACAGTGAACTTGAACTTCTGCTTGTGCAAGTCTTCCTAGTCTGTTCCTAGACCAAACCCTCTTAACTGcacaaactcaaaataaataactgcTTGGTTCAACCTGATGAATGCCACCTTAACATGAGTAGGTGCGTATTAGTGAGACATAAGCATTAACAAATCAGTGTCCACATATTGATTTATAAGGCTAACCGCTACCATTGGTGGAGTAACGCGtcatttgcaaaaatgtcacATAAGAATGAATACAATAATTATAatgtagcagtgtgtgtggTCATATTATAGGAACTGAAACAATtggaaaatattaataattaacagctgtcaaaaatgtcatcagAGCAATGCTGTAGTGTGACAGACAtactgaaaaaatgttttgacatgaaGTTACTTAAACTCCTAATTGAATTCCAAAATTCATAATGATTTATGCATTATAATTCCTAAATCAAACAAGTTAAGTGTTTGGAGAAGACAAGAAGACAGACTATCTGTATATGAGTAAATTCATAATTTTATATGAGGAAATTGTGAAAGGGACACTTTGGAACACATCCGTTTGTGCCGGTGTTTCTGGCATGAGGCCCATTGTTTAGAAACTGCCCcacaataatgttttttaatgtaggGCAAGTAAGATTTGCAATATTAAAAAGAAGGCTTCCCTGCAGCATTATGCAGGAGAAATTGTTATTCCTGTCAGATATAGTGACTCAGAGATACTAACGCTTAAACTCACTTGGTAGTGTTGTGACCGTCTCCAGAGTCTCATCCCCTCCAATGCTGcaaaagaagaacaaacatcagctctgtttgtaaaatgtgagggTTAAAGTATACCTCAAATATTACTACAGGCATTTTGTACCTCCATGATACTcctttatactctttattgaggTCAAACAGCTTCTTTGCCTTAGCGCCAGTGCCTGCCTGTGAacatagacaaacacaaacaaacacacacacacacacacacacacacactctctctcacacacacacacacacacacacacacacacacacacacacacacacacacaaacacacacacacacacacacacacacaaacacacacacacagaattaatTGTAAATATTATGCTGCAGACGACAGTGAGACACTGACAAAGATAAGTCTTACATCAAAGCTTAAAACTCAGAACATAAAAGGGGTGAGCAAGATATCCGGCTGATAACAATTTGATTAGATTGTTGGTCAATGACACTAAAGAGCTGATACCAACAGGTTCACAGTGTGTGCTTATTGCTGAATGTTTCCCGtcaagacacacagacacgtaaataaaaaaatatttaaaaagagaaggTATTTATTACCTGGCAAGTAATCATTGTCTATTGCTGATTAAGATAGACAGAGGATGTGGGAGTTTCTTACATTTGTTTGTACATTATGTGTCCTTCCTTGTACGTATAAACTGGAAATCAATATGTTATGACACTAACTGTTGTTGAGTCTCCCAGTGCTGCCACCACCTTGATGTCTGCTGGTCTCAGCTTGTGAACTACAagtaaaagacattaaaaactTTCAACCTACTGACATCAAGACCGCAAACATCATCAgtatacaatgtattattaGGGACGTAACCAGCTCCTATTTTCTGCAGCCCCCTTATAATTTGTATTTGAATAGAGCATTGGTTAAATTGTCTTGATGAGACATTGAAACAATCCAGATGACAATTGTTGCAGTTGATCTCTGGTGGTGTGCATAGCTGTCTTTGTTTCAGGTATTAATAATAGATAAAAGAGGACATAAAATCTTATATTGACTGATACGGTCTGTCTCACCTGAAGTTGGCACAGTGTCAGATGGAGCAAGGTCCACACAGGAGAAATCAGATCCCCAGTTCTGGTGGGAATAAAatatgggctgaaatatgtgccaacagaaactgaattttAATCATTGATCTTTGAATTTGATTTGCTAAACTTGTATAATGCAACAATAATTGCACTGAAAAACAGAATCTGAATAGTatagtttgaaattgaatttattcatttggaactgaaatccaataaaatatgatcatcaatgaaaattcaactcTCTATTTTCCCATTCAGTTCACAAAATTCCGTTTCAAGTTACTCTGACAGACATCCAGGTACTTGAAGGATGAAGGAAGAGCAATCGAGCGCAGATCAATGACAGACAACGATTCTGAAAGTCTGGGATCCTTCTTTGGTAGGACTGGTCCTTCAGAGGCTAGACCAGGCTCCTCTGTTGCATTTGGAGAACACGTAAATGGAACAGGTTAGCAAGTGCATGTCATTTGTGCACATTGCATTTCAAAATACTGGATGAAATGGTTGTGGAACTGTGAACTGTGctgttaacattttttgttgagatggagaaagagaatcAGCGTCAGTATGTTTGCAGGAGGAGAATCTGTCGGCAACTTTGCCCGCAGGGTGCGATGGTAGGTAACATTACCAACACTAATAGGCTGTGATGTAAGCAATAGTTGTTATCTCTTATTTATCCCTTGTCAATAAATTGAAAACTTGTGAGAGTTCATGTTTGTAGTAGTCATAACACTTACTGATAAGGAGAATTGCATTAATTACATTAAGCTTACAATAGCTAACAGTTTACATTAGCTTGTACTTAACTGCATACATCTTACATTTGCTCATTGTAGCTTCTAGCTTTCATACAAAAGCAGTGCAAAATATGATCAGCAACTACAACAAGGTAAACGCTACCAGCTAATGAGCTACCACATGATATGCAGTAAACTGCATGTGAGAAAGGTTAAATAGATCTCTAGACACACAAGCTTCAACCAActtatgaaaagtcataataacAACACCATTGATAAACACCCACTACAACAGTAAAGGTTGGTGTTAGTGTGTTAAATGGTCAACAGTTAAATAATAAACTACACCACTACAAAGTTACACAAAGTTCACTGGCGTGGTTAAAATCGTACTTGACTGAACGGACTTTATAAGTTAGCCTTGGTGACTGTGTATCCACCACTGCTCCTCTCTCGTGTGGGGTCCCACAGGGCTCAGTCCCTGggcctctccttttctctctttttcctcctacTTGGTTTAATACTTAGGAAGCATGGTATTTCATTCAACTGTTACGTAGATGCCAGTCAGATTTATGTGCCTCTTAAAAAGTAAGGTGCATACTCTGTCAGATTCCTATTTACTTTATGTGTCTTCACGACATAAAGGCCTGGATGGCTCTGAACTATTTAAATTTTAATGGTGAAAAGACAGAAGTGATTGTTTTAGGTGGCctcactccactggctgcctgttCAATTTAGGAtccattttaaaattcttttatttgcttttaaagccttgaCTGGTCTTGCCCCGCCCTACCTCGCTTATCTTATACGCCATTACGTACCGACACGCTCTCTCAGGTCAGATGATCAGCTGCACCTGAGTGTGCCTAAAACTGAGTGGAAGCTCAGAGGGGATCGGGCCTTTGCGGTGTCTGCTCCAAAATTGTGGAATGATCTGCCTCTGCACGGTAAACAGGCctcttctttgtctgtttttaaatcacgtCTTAAAACCCACTTCTTGTCTGTGGTCTTTGACACCTAGTTATATGTGGACTTCATTTACTGCATctaattatttagtttaattgtttttattgcgCAGGTATTATATTAACTCGTTttataatgttgtatttttgtatttttctgtacagCAGTTTGGtcaactttgtttgttttaaagtgcttaacaaagaaaattggaCTGAATAACTACCGGACTACCCTAAAGTTTTCTGCTTCTGTCTGCAGTCTGGAAGCAACACCATCATCGGCAGCTGTCTGATCGCCACTTCATGTTGAATTTACTTATGTGTACGGCATATAGTAATGTATGAATAAATGTTTCAATGAAGATACACATattgttaatgtctttttatagcttGTATACCTAACGAGTTATTATTAAAACAGGTAGCATCTGAACACAATTATTCAGTTAGAAAAAATAgacattgaaaaacagtttatattatatacacacctaaaaacttaaagacacagacaaagcaGTTATttcaatgcatttatttttttaatgccaatctctaatatagaaaataatctattcaacatctctctttggcctctgtctctctgttctcttgtcttttgctttccctctcctcctcatctctccCTTCTGGTGATGCTAGTGCAGCGCCTGGGGCAATCAGACTGCTACAGACTGCCCTAATGCCCCATCCGTGTTGACCAATCCGGGCCAACTTGCTGCTGTGGCTTCCATCACTGCCTCCATTTGTTCCTTAGTAACTGTTAAAAGACAGCAAACACAAGTAAAAGATGTTTACCGTAATGAATGCTATAACGTTACGTTGCACTTTTTACATGGGAATCTACTCATACATTTaagcttttatttaacatttctaGTAAAGTAAACAAGGTGCAGATTTATCTACAATTCTCAGCTACAACTGACACAGCAACACACCAATTTTCAAAATCTCTGCAAACGTTACTTCAATACAGTAACGgcatataaaaaaagatgaaaatgccACCGGACAttaaactttacaaacacaaatagcACAAAAGACAGCGAACCAGCTTACATCCTAATGTTAAATGATAGTTTGAGTTAGCATAGCGTTAGCTTGTGATTTACCTTATAATTAATAGCAATATGTACCAGCAAAGTTTAGCTTTACATTAATGTAACACATTAACAGTGATAAGAAATGTACTGCAAacactaaagatacttacaATTAAATGATTTTTGCACTGTCAGCGATGCCTCTCCAATTCTGCTTTGCTATGCTTACGTCcaccattgtttgtttttggaaaaagcCGGCAAAGCTGcgcgcataggattgtgggtgatttgagAGCGCAAAAGATACACATTAATCTGCACTCGATTGCTCTTCCTTCATCCTTCAAGTATCAGGATATCTGTCACATtaacttgaaattgaatttgcTTAACTGAATTTCAGTTGGGAGATCTGAATGTGAAGACATATAGAGAGTTGAATTTTCATCGATGAGCATGTTTTATTGGATATCAGTTCCAAAtgaataaattcaattttaaaatatactatttagattcagtttttcaatgcaatgattcaaattaaacaatacaatttcaaattatgtggttcaaattcagtttttcaatacAATTATTCAAGTGTAGCAATTCTAATTcatgattcaaattcagtttctgttggcacatatttcagcccataaTGAAACATCTGAAGGTATGGTCAATGTGTAAAATGATTTGAGAAAATAGATGGATGTACATTGagagtaatttattttattatttattttcattcaaactGTGTGATTAATGCTGTgacatattttctttctgtgaaatTGTAGCTTCATTCAGGTCTTtggttttacattatttattttatttgtactaGAAGTCACTTCTCAAGCCTCTCAGACAGAGTTTAAAGGCTTACGGTGATAGGTCCAGGTGTTGGAGAGGGGTCACCATATGTGTAATTGCTGTTGTTATAGGTACGGATGAATGGTGAAGTCTGTAGGCAAAGGACAGAATGTAAAGTATATTACATGATGGTCtcagaaagaaaactaaaaaaacagattgcTGAAACATTATAGACTTATAATAACAGAAGCTTTtgaaattaattcatttatgTCAAGTTTCTCACAGGATTGAACCATcataaaatttacaaaaaagaaaaacattaaccaGCATTTAAAGCATTGActtgttattttaacacaaatttgtttttttctcaccgTAGTTGGACATTTCAGGTCGCAGTCTACAGTAAAATCCTGCATGGTAGTCTTATTGCCCAGAGGTTCCAGCTGAGGAAACCAGAATCAGAGTGAGGCTGAGTATCATtgagcatgttttatttaaaataggcctacactgttactttaaaaatgatataaatatataatcacatctatctatttatatatttatttaaccaaTATGTACACAGGTAATGCACTTGTTGGACCATCAAATGTAGGtataataacaatagtaataataataataataataataataataataataataataataataataataataataataataataataataataattgtggtGTTAATTTACTGTTGAgctgtattttattgttaagCTTGTGTACTCTATTTATATGTTTACCAGATTAATTACTGTGCTGTACTTCTTATGGGGGTTAAATGGGTGATCTATTACTCCAAAATGATATGAACATTAGTCTACAGTTTTGTGCATCAAGTTTTCTTGTCATTAGACCACTTCTTTTCACGCTACAGATGTCTAACTTTTGTCAATGGTTTCTTTTTCTGGCTTTTTCTAATTTGTAATCACTATCATTGAATTTGTTGTGcaataattttctctttttctgtcagaAACTTACCATGTTGTTCCAGAGGGAGCGAGCTAACATCGTCTGGGCCTTCTGGCTCAGATGGAAGCAGTCAGCGCTGAAAAAGGAGCGATCTACACGACCATCCTGTGTAACAGGTTACATGTGCAAACTTTTCTTTATCAATCAGAACTGTTAAATGTAGGACTGCACTAGATAGGAGTTTGAGCAATTTAATATGATGCAGGTTAAAAAAGAAGGAACTATTAACTGGGTAATTATTAGAAATTAGGACTTTATGGCAATCActacacaactttttttcttgtgtccTAAAATCCAGTTGTTCATAAAAACAAAgccatctttctttttgtctttggtaTTCAAGGTCTCAAATTGAACTCTATTGACTAGATAATGTCGAAGGAATAGTTCAAGATTTTGGTAAATACAGAAGTAATAAATTTGCTGTCTTGACAAGAGTTAGACATCACGCTAACATAAAtagagaaaacaggaaaaatagcTAGCCTTTAGATTGGAGTAATGGCAAAAACAGAATATCCACAAATTCCAAATTGGATTAGACTTAACTGCCCAAAATTAATGTACATGTTGTCTGCTAAAGTCACTCTCATTATTCTGGTGCGAAACTTGTGGTTATCTTTTGGATAAAGGTGATAAACCAAACTCTCATAAAGTACAGTCAGTCCACATGTGAAAGACAGGGTTTTGTTACTGACCGTCAGTCTGGGGACGACGATGCTTCTGAAAAAAGGCTGGACAACCACAGTGAAGTCTGAGCGAGTGTCGTACCGGCCTGACTCCACAAGCTCATGCAGTAAACgcttaaagaaagaaagggaatgTGTCAATGCCTGATGATGAACTGGGCTGTTTCAAAACCATATTTTTGTCTGAAATACCTGATAGTTTCTATTGATGTCCTCCACCCTTTGCAGAGCTTCAGAGTTGGGCATTGGCAAAATAACACAAGAACACAGTGTTCTGGCAAAGAAGGGATACCAAGGTGTTATACCACTGTTTATGATTATGTATAAGATTTTTTAATATCTCAGTGAGAATTTGAAAAAGCTTAGAGAAAAGGGTTACTCACTTTAGCAGCCAAGTTGGACATTTCAGTGAAGTGTCGCTGTGCATTTCTCTCAGAGGTATAATATGGAGAGGCTCTACTAAGTTCACCAGAGCCCGAGGTATCTGACAAAGACAATCTCAAATATTGCTCACAATTTATGGTAGTAAATCAAATGTAGCTGCATGTCTGTAGTTTTTTACCTCTTTGTGTAGATAATCCAGGCTGTCTCGAACATTACGAATATAATTCTCTTTAGAGTAAAGGAGCTgtaaagaaacagaaagcatTTTCAAGTTTCGTCTTTTGGCCCCTCCAAGAAATGATTCATAAATTATTACTTCACATTAGTACTCACAGAGTTGGAGCAGTGGTCACATAGGTCATTTCCACCAATAAAAAGGGTGATCACCTTCCAATCTAATTCAAAATTGATTCTCTGTATAAGAAAGAAGAGTGTGAGTGACCGTGAGTAGTATGTACAGTAGCACTGTTAAAAAGGAGAATTCTTCTGTCCTAGTCTATGAGTAAGTACATTTCCCTCGTTGGAAGTAAGAATCCAATTCTACATGCGTGTCTCCTAGATTTGCCAAATTTTTACCATTAAggaatatttacaaaaatggaaatgtctTCACTTTTGTTATGGTCCAAAGCAGATATAACATATGCCAGCGCAAAATAATTTTATAGTGGagtattcaaatttaaaaataggaaacacagtaaataaaaagttattaacTTACAAAGTCATTCTTCATCCTTGCCACCAGGGCTCGCACCTGTGTTGATAAGtcccttaaaacacacacaacataaaatatCATGATGAAATGCCAAAGATTGTTCTCAGttatgtaaaaacacatttatttttaatatattcatCCAAATTCTACTTTCTTTCAGCTGTAagtaaataatgataataataataataataataataataataataataataataataataataataataataataataataataataattttgctTCAAAGTCCAGAGAAAGCAACAGTGGTAAGAAGACCTTAAGGCAAGATTAACACAGTCTAGTAGAGTTCCTCCCTTCCCCTTGTTTATTGAATGTAAAAGACTtatggaaattacagtttttatcattttatatggctttcttttcctgtttttgttagAAGTAAAGTAGGTAGGtgtgtaacatttaaaattaattataaaaatatgaacTTTCTCACTCAACTAATATAAACATCCAAAGGATTGTAAAGTGTGTCTTTTTATAATAGTTGTATATAGCTGTATTTAATAGTGCAAGAAAGATGTGTTTTCATGCAATCTAAAATTATgaactttattaaaatatcaTCTAACAACAAATTATATGTCAAATAGATTTGGTTAAAAGCTTTTATGCATGCATCTAAAGTTTCTAAATTTCTAAAGTTTTCAAGTCAGCTTAATTATTAAACCATGAACAGGTACTGTATGATTAAAATCAGCTAAGAGGCGGCTGAAGTTGCCTCTGATAGGACTCACTTGCTCTTAGCTCCCGCTACAGCCTGGTTAAGGAATGCCTGAGGAGTTTGCTGCTTGCCATTGCCAACAGAGTAGCCCGTCAGGTtgtggttaaaatgttttaaaatgtctgttataacaaagaaaataagtatATAAATCAAAGTGCAACAAAGACTAACTTTAACAAGTTAtctgaaacagaaacaagtCATTAAGAAGACTCACTGGGCAGCGTGGTGACAGTTGTGAGGTTTTCTTCTCCACCAATactgcaaaaaacacagaatataatgttaaaataatgactAAAAATTACTTTCCAACAAAAGGAATGATGGTCATACAGCCATGTTTAAACCAACACTGCAAGACATATACCATAAGCATTATGTTACAGTGTGATAGTTAGTTTGGAAAGTCCTGACTTACCTCCAGGATAAACCTCTGTACTGATTCAAGACGTCCAGGATGTTGTTAGGGCTGGATGCGATACCGTTCCCTGCCTGACAGAACAAGACAGTGTTTCAGTAACACAATGAAATAAGACTTAAGAAATTcttaattttttacattacacCAGTATATTTGTCCCTTCTTTTAATGtagatattaaaatgtgtgatttcATACTGTTACACCATTGTACTTTGGccattttttcatttctccAATACAAGGATTTGATAAAAGACCACCCAGGCATTGAGATCTTTGGACTGTTCTCGCACTTAAGCCAACTGCTATGCAAGTAAATTTGACCGTTATCATTATTAATGAATGCTATCAGCTGTTCTCTTACATTTTTCAGACCCTTTGTTTATCTATATATACAACTATATATTTATCCAACTCATTTAtccaatgtacagtattttaattcaattcaattcaattcaatttatagtatcaaatttTAACAATAGTTATATCAagacactttgcagatagagtaggactagaccacactctataatttacaaagatccaacaattccagtacttcccccaagagcaagcatttaatGTGACAGTGGTatggaaaaactccctttacTGGTCCTACACTGCATATTTAGCATTGCAGCAAACATTATATGTTTGAGTTAAAGATCATTATCCTACTTCCAAGATAATGTATTATGTTATAACGTTCTATCCGCTTGAAAGAATTGCGAAATGACTCACTGTCAGAGAGTCTCCCACAGCAGCCACCACGTTGATATCTCCAGGCCTAAGTTCATGGActgggaaaatgtaaaaaggcaTCTCAGACCAGTCAGCACGGGACTTTCAGAAGGACTGTATATGTACAACTAATATAATGTGTGcatataatgtgtgtaaagaTATGAATATGGCAATATAACAAGCTAAAAACACTTTATAGTAagatccaaaaaaaaaatcttaaacagAGATAAGCACAATactaaaaatgataaaatagttaaaaaggGATAAATGTACAGATTAGTGACTAATGAAAGGaatataaagtgtgttttataaACATGTATATGCTATACATCAAATAAATTGTATGTCAATGTGACacctttgttttgtatttgctttATATTTGAAGTAACTAAATACTTTTCCTGGTTTTGCAACATGAAAAGTCTGTCTataaaaaattacacatttagaCAAATTATGAGTACATTCCCTCTGCCCATTTCAATGTGTTTTGTccccataaaaaaaacaatatttgccttttttaagtTAACTAAGAGTGCCTTAGAGCGCCTGATAAATTCCTAACATGTAAGTGAACACCATCTTACTGTACCTGAGGTGGGTGTGGAGGGTGAGGGGCTGAAGTCCTTACAGGGCATCTCTGTGCCTGTGACCTGACCGGACACACAGAGCAAATCCacagtcagaactaaacaggagGCGTACAATGCTGCCACTAGCTCCATTCCAGCTACCACACTAGACTCactgggaggaggagagaagaagcaTCGCCGTAGTGATGTGAAGGAGAGTTTCCCTCTGTCCTTAAGAAGGGTCGGTCCTTGTGGAGGGAGGTAGATAGCCGGAGAGAGGAGGAGTAATAAGATAAAAGAGGTACATTGAGAAAGCGGTGTGGAATATTAGTTTGGCAGATTGAAACCTGCCTTTAACTAAAGTGAATCTAATTGCACATTTTAGCATGCTGATTTAACTGCGTGTGTGAATTTGTAGCACAGTTACTCACCTCAGTTGGACATGGCAATGCGATAATCTTTCCATTGTCTTCTGTGTTACGTTGGCCACTTGTTGGCTGCagctgaaagacagaaaactcATTGTCTTCATGTTTGCTACAGGGAGAACAAAGGCTCTGAATGTTTGCGTATATCTTTGCAGTGGTCGAATTTATGAAGTTACGGTTACAATTCactcaaatactgtacaaaTTTGAAGTAGTAAATTTGTGCTTTACTTAAGTATTCCCATTGTATGCAACTTTATACTttcactccactacatctcagaggcaactacattttactgcactacatt from Etheostoma cragini isolate CJK2018 chromosome 18, CSU_Ecrag_1.0, whole genome shotgun sequence encodes the following:
- the LOC117961429 gene encoding LOW QUALITY PROTEIN: phospholipase B1, membrane-associated-like (The sequence of the model RefSeq protein was modified relative to this genomic sequence to represent the inferred CDS: deleted 1 base in 1 codon), whose translation is MVKKRWYRDRDDFTVIVQDAPLITDLSSVSSGKHLFKSASQQTDKLMVQLWTNLLQPTSGQRNTEDNGKIIALPCPTEDRPFLRTEGNSPSHHYGDASSLLLPVTGTEMPCKDFSPSPSTPTSVHELRPGDINVVAAVGDSLTAGNGIASSPNNILDVLNQYRGLSWSIGGEENLTTVTTLPNILKHFNHNLTGYSVGNGKQQTPQAFLNQAVAGAKSKDLSTQVRALVARMKNDFRINFELDWKVITLFIGGNDLCDHCSNSLLYSKENYIRNVRDSLDYLHKEIPRALVNLVEPLHIIPLREMHSDTSLKCPTWLLKTLCSCVILPMPNSEALQRVEDINRNYQRLLHELVESGRYDTRSDFTVVVQPFFRSIVVPRLTDGRVDRSFFSADCFHLSQKAQTMLARSLWNNMLEPLGNKTTMQDFTVDCDLKCPTTTSPFIRTYNNSNYTYGDPSPTPGPITNWGSDFSCVDLAPSDTVPTSVHKLRPADIKVVAALGDSTTAGTGAKAKKLFDLNKEYKGVSWSIGGDETLETVTTLPNILKKFNPFIKGFSIGQGSSQKFFNMAVPGAKTLDMTLQVQALIKAIKENKEVNFEKDWKIVTIFVGGNDLCNYCIDQNNLSPKNYSHNLMLSLDMLYKEVPRLFVNVVAVLQIDPLKSVMRNTLGCSLLQRTSCPCVINPAVNSPELEEIKQINRKYQAEIEHLLSGNRYEGKEDFFFAVVLQPFLHHSFIPYIGEGEVDSSFFSVDCFHISERAHAEMAIALWNNMLEPVGSKQNYNNFTYDRSKIHCPSEANPFIFTKINSLPSPPVSTTSPAPTIPVPKCPSSMPVWVPVIVGIVSLLAGIVFAWLIISSCQRRNKQIGERSRN